In one window of Acidovorax sp. HDW3 DNA:
- a CDS encoding phosphoethanolamine transferase translates to MFALFSRSLRSAPAAPTRHPHLLIAATSVWLASLCNLPLWQAVAALPAVQGLRGWGFGLAFFVLIAAGNAAVLGLLAWGRLLKPVLALALLTAASGVYFMASYGIVIDTTMLVNVLQTDPREAGDLLNWRMAAALLLLAAPPLLWLMRQRLRPLGWWRQLWQRALFITAAVLVGLASLLLVFQDFAATMRNHTQLRYLINPLNSLYAVFDLATKPLQMDTRTLAPLGRDAQLGTSYQSQATAPLLLLVVGETARAANFGLDGYARATTPQLQARSDIANAPNAWACGTSTAASLPCMFSHLGRSAYGQRKSNAEGLLDVLQHAGLAVLWVDNQSGCKGVCDRVTEISTSALHDPQWCPGGECQDPIMLRDLQAHIDALPAEQRARGTVVVLHQMGSHGPAYAKRSLPAQKKFLPECQTNALQQCTREEVVNAYDNSILATDAFLNASIEWLGQRSGASALLYVSDHGESLGENNLYLHGLPYAIAPDTQKHVPWLAWLSPAMQERTRTATGCLQQDWRTREISHDDYFHSVLGLLDVHTSAYDGTRDVFAPCRQP, encoded by the coding sequence GCGCTCCGCCCCTGCGGCTCCCACACGCCACCCCCATTTATTGATCGCAGCCACCAGCGTCTGGCTGGCCAGCCTGTGCAACCTGCCGCTGTGGCAGGCCGTGGCGGCCCTGCCTGCCGTGCAGGGCCTGCGTGGTTGGGGTTTTGGCCTGGCTTTTTTCGTGTTGATTGCAGCGGGTAACGCTGCCGTACTCGGCCTGCTCGCCTGGGGGCGACTGCTCAAGCCGGTGCTGGCGTTGGCATTGCTGACGGCGGCCAGCGGCGTGTACTTCATGGCCAGCTATGGCATCGTCATCGACACCACCATGCTGGTCAACGTACTACAGACCGACCCGCGCGAAGCGGGTGATCTGCTCAACTGGCGCATGGCCGCTGCCCTGCTGCTGCTGGCCGCGCCGCCGCTGCTGTGGCTCATGCGCCAGCGGCTGCGCCCCCTGGGCTGGTGGCGCCAACTATGGCAGCGCGCCCTGTTCATCACCGCTGCCGTACTGGTGGGGTTGGCCAGCTTGCTGCTGGTGTTCCAGGACTTTGCCGCCACCATGCGCAACCACACGCAGCTGCGCTATCTCATCAACCCCCTCAACAGCCTGTATGCCGTGTTCGATCTGGCGACCAAGCCGCTGCAAATGGATACCCGCACCCTGGCCCCCCTTGGGCGCGACGCCCAGCTGGGCACGAGCTATCAGAGCCAGGCGACGGCGCCCCTGCTGCTGCTGGTGGTGGGCGAGACGGCACGCGCGGCCAATTTTGGTCTTGACGGCTACGCCCGCGCCACCACACCGCAGCTGCAAGCGCGCAGCGACATCGCCAACGCCCCCAACGCCTGGGCTTGCGGCACCAGCACCGCTGCCTCGCTGCCGTGCATGTTCTCGCACCTGGGGCGCAGCGCATACGGGCAGCGCAAGAGCAATGCCGAGGGCCTGCTCGACGTGCTGCAGCACGCCGGCCTGGCGGTGCTGTGGGTGGACAACCAATCGGGCTGCAAAGGTGTGTGCGACCGCGTCACCGAAATCAGCACCAGCGCCCTGCACGACCCCCAGTGGTGTCCCGGCGGCGAATGCCAGGACCCCATCATGCTGCGCGACCTGCAAGCGCATATCGACGCCCTGCCGGCCGAGCAGCGCGCGCGCGGCACTGTGGTGGTGTTGCACCAGATGGGCAGCCACGGCCCGGCCTACGCCAAACGCTCGCTGCCAGCGCAGAAAAAATTCCTGCCCGAATGCCAGACCAATGCCCTGCAGCAATGCACGCGCGAAGAAGTCGTCAACGCCTACGACAACTCCATTTTGGCGACCGACGCTTTCCTCAACGCCAGCATCGAATGGCTGGGCCAGCGCAGCGGCGCAAGCGCCCTGCTCTACGTGTCTGACCACGGCGAATCGCTGGGCGAGAACAACCTCTACCTGCACGGCCTGCCCTACGCCATTGCGCCCGACACACAAAAGCACGTGCCCTGGCTGGCCTGGCTCTCGCCCGCCATGCAAGAGCGCACGCGCACGGCCACCGGCTGCCTGCAGCAGGACTGGCGCACGCGCGAAATCTCGCACGATGACTACTTTCATTCCGTGCTCGGGCTGCTCGACGTGCACACCAGCGCCTACGACGGCACGCGCGACGTCTTTGCGCCTTGCCGCCAGCCTTGA
- the rnk gene encoding nucleoside diphosphate kinase regulator, whose protein sequence is MARQKPQIILSSLDLDRIEALLAAIPASAFPGKAELQAELDRADVLAPEDIPPHLVTMNSTVKFTIAETGKEFCLTLVYPRDMDGSADRVSIFAPVGSALLGLSVGDELAWPGPGGKAMTVRVKEVVYQPESAGELHR, encoded by the coding sequence ATGGCGCGCCAAAAACCCCAGATCATCCTGTCCTCGCTCGACCTCGACCGCATCGAAGCACTGCTCGCCGCCATTCCCGCCAGCGCCTTTCCTGGCAAGGCCGAACTGCAAGCCGAACTCGACCGCGCCGACGTGCTCGCCCCCGAAGACATCCCGCCGCACCTGGTCACCATGAATTCGACGGTGAAGTTCACCATTGCCGAAACCGGCAAGGAGTTTTGCCTGACCCTGGTGTATCCACGCGACATGGACGGCAGCGCTGACCGCGTCTCCATCTTCGCCCCCGTGGGCAGCGCCCTGCTGGGCCTGTCGGTGGGCGACGAGCTCGCCTGGCCCGGCCCCGGCGGCAAGGCCATGACGGTGCGCGTCAAGGAAGTGGTGTACCAGCCCGAGAGCGCGGGCGAGCTGCACCGCTGA
- a CDS encoding acyltransferase gives MSAPSRNTLIDTIKGLACATIVAHHLAFYGPMSDSAYGLAPHLIDWLAEYGRMAVQLFLVLGGFLAAASLAPAGRWRGGAVAPLLLRRFVRLVVPYAVALLVAVLVAALVRPFFAHHSVPGEPSLQQLLANALLLQDIVGEEALSAGVWYVAIDFQLFACAVLLLALLQRAPAWAQRSAPLWVALAAALSLWWFNRQPELDMWAWYFWGAYGLGMCAYWASRGRRALWWTLGLALMGGLALWLQWRDRVALALGFSLLLLWVQRWGWRLPQGGGLQRLGQISYSVFLVHFPICLLVNAVFHQLWPEAPWLNLLGMVLAFGLSLAAGRELYRRVESHVPSWRLALRWQASLVGTGMLVALASNQL, from the coding sequence ATGTCAGCCCCCTCTCGCAATACCTTGATCGACACGATCAAGGGCTTGGCCTGCGCCACCATCGTCGCCCACCACCTGGCTTTTTACGGTCCCATGTCCGACAGCGCCTATGGCCTGGCGCCGCATTTGATCGACTGGCTGGCCGAATATGGCCGCATGGCAGTGCAGTTGTTTTTGGTGTTGGGTGGTTTTTTGGCGGCGGCCAGCCTGGCCCCTGCCGGGCGGTGGCGCGGTGGCGCTGTAGCGCCTTTGTTGCTGCGCCGTTTTGTGCGCTTGGTCGTGCCCTACGCCGTGGCGCTGCTGGTGGCGGTGTTGGTGGCGGCCTTGGTGCGGCCCTTTTTTGCGCACCATTCGGTACCGGGTGAGCCCAGTTTGCAGCAGCTGCTGGCCAATGCCTTGCTGCTGCAAGACATTGTGGGCGAGGAGGCGCTATCGGCCGGCGTGTGGTATGTGGCGATTGATTTTCAGCTCTTTGCCTGCGCCGTGCTGCTGCTGGCGCTGCTGCAGCGTGCGCCCGCCTGGGCCCAGCGCAGCGCGCCGCTGTGGGTGGCGCTGGCGGCGGCCCTGTCGCTGTGGTGGTTCAACCGCCAGCCAGAGCTGGATATGTGGGCCTGGTATTTCTGGGGTGCTTACGGCCTGGGTATGTGCGCCTACTGGGCCAGCCGGGGGCGCCGTGCCCTGTGGTGGACCTTGGGCCTGGCTTTGATGGGGGGGCTGGCCTTGTGGCTGCAGTGGCGCGACCGCGTGGCCTTGGCGCTGGGGTTTTCTCTTTTGCTTTTGTGGGTTCAGCGCTGGGGGTGGCGCTTGCCGCAGGGCGGGGGGCTGCAGCGCCTGGGGCAGATATCGTACTCGGTGTTTTTGGTGCACTTTCCGATTTGCCTGCTGGTCAACGCCGTCTTTCACCAGCTTTGGCCCGAGGCGCCCTGGCTGAATCTGCTGGGCATGGTGCTGGCTTTTGGCCTGTCGCTGGCCGCCGGGCGCGAACTGTACCGGCGGGTGGAGAGCCATGTGCCCAGCTGGCGTCTGGCGCTGCGCTGGCAGGCCAGCCTGGTGGGCACTGGGATGCTGGTGGCCCTGGCCAGCAACCAGTTGTAG
- a CDS encoding DNA internalization-related competence protein ComEC/Rec2, which translates to MRPQRLPWLLCGLLAGVALQLQQPQLWPAPGYAGLLGMGLLLGVPAWRAHRPWACLLAAALAMAGATGLRAGAYLAEALNPALEGQELRLRGTIAAMPQVNAWGLRFRFVPEGAWLDGEIQRVPPLLELGWYAEPGAGAADLPFLQAGQQWDLSVRLKAPHGARNPHGFDYELWQWEQGVQAVGTVRTGAHAQPPQLRSSSWRYPVERLRQSVRDAIVQRLAPAPHASVQAQQQALRSAGVVAALVTGDQRAIERADWDLFRATGVAHLMSISGLHITLFAWLAQALVGWLWRRSPRLCLRWPAPHVALLGGGLLAAGYALFSGWGVPAQRTVLMLAGVAALRLAGLRWPWPLTWLLVCALVLLADPWALLQAGFWLSFIAVGVLFASNTIAAHADSERARGVFGVIRGFLREQGLMTLALMPLTLLLFGQVSLVGAVANLLAIPWVTFVITPLALLGLLVPPLWQVAAWCMEPLLHVLQWFARWPGAVLALPAAPLWAGLLAVLGGLWLALRGPLRVLGLPLMWPALCWQPAAPAWGEFSLLAADVGQGNAVLVRTAQHSLLYDSGPRYGMHSDAGARVLVPLLQAQGVRLDWLMLSHSDSDHTGGAQALLQAQPQALLHGADAPGRAADQPCTAGQRWQWDGVELEVLHPLPSGVQAVRPNARSCVLRIRSAQGRVALLVGDIERREEQALLARGAPLAAQWLLVPHHGSQTSSSAEFIAAVAPRWALVQAGYRNRFGHPAPSVQARYAAAGVPLVAQPDCGAAQWSSAQPQALVCEREQARRYWQHR; encoded by the coding sequence ATGAGGCCACAGCGCCTGCCCTGGCTTCTGTGCGGCCTGCTCGCCGGGGTGGCGCTGCAGCTGCAGCAGCCGCAGCTGTGGCCCGCGCCGGGCTATGCCGGCCTGTTGGGCATGGGGCTGCTGCTGGGCGTGCCCGCCTGGCGCGCGCATCGGCCCTGGGCTTGCCTGCTGGCCGCCGCCCTCGCCATGGCTGGGGCCACTGGACTGCGCGCCGGGGCTTATTTGGCCGAGGCCCTGAACCCCGCGCTGGAGGGCCAGGAGCTGCGCCTGCGCGGCACGATTGCCGCCATGCCCCAGGTGAATGCCTGGGGGCTGCGCTTTCGCTTCGTACCCGAAGGGGCCTGGCTGGACGGGGAAATCCAGCGCGTGCCGCCGCTGCTGGAGCTGGGCTGGTACGCCGAACCGGGTGCGGGTGCTGCCGACTTGCCCTTTCTCCAGGCGGGCCAGCAGTGGGATTTGAGCGTGCGCTTGAAAGCGCCACACGGCGCGCGCAATCCGCACGGTTTTGACTACGAACTCTGGCAGTGGGAGCAGGGGGTGCAGGCCGTGGGCACGGTGCGCACGGGCGCCCACGCGCAGCCGCCGCAGCTGCGCAGCAGCAGCTGGCGCTACCCGGTGGAGCGCCTGCGCCAGAGCGTGCGCGATGCCATCGTGCAGCGGCTGGCGCCCGCGCCACACGCGAGCGTGCAGGCGCAGCAGCAGGCGCTGCGCAGCGCCGGGGTGGTGGCAGCGCTGGTCACGGGCGACCAGCGCGCCATTGAACGGGCCGATTGGGATCTCTTTCGGGCCACCGGAGTCGCCCACTTGATGAGTATTTCGGGCCTGCACATTACGTTGTTTGCCTGGCTGGCGCAGGCGCTGGTGGGTTGGCTTTGGCGGCGCAGTCCGCGCCTGTGCCTGCGCTGGCCGGCGCCGCATGTGGCATTGCTCGGTGGTGGTTTGCTGGCCGCGGGCTATGCGCTGTTTTCGGGCTGGGGCGTGCCGGCGCAGCGCACGGTGCTGATGCTCGCGGGCGTTGCGGCGCTGCGCCTGGCGGGGCTGCGCTGGCCTTGGCCGCTGACTTGGCTGTTGGTCTGTGCGCTGGTGCTGCTGGCCGATCCTTGGGCCTTGCTGCAGGCCGGATTTTGGCTCAGCTTTATCGCTGTGGGTGTTTTGTTTGCTAGCAATACGATAGCTGCTCACGCTGATTCAGAAAGGGCTAGAGGCGTTTTTGGCGTGATAAGAGGGTTTTTGCGCGAGCAGGGGTTGATGACGCTGGCATTGATGCCGCTGACGCTGTTGCTGTTTGGCCAGGTGTCGTTGGTGGGCGCCGTGGCGAATCTGCTGGCCATTCCGTGGGTCACGTTTGTCATCACACCGCTGGCGCTGCTGGGGTTGCTGGTGCCGCCGCTGTGGCAGGTGGCAGCCTGGTGCATGGAGCCTTTGCTGCACGTGCTGCAATGGTTTGCGCGTTGGCCGGGGGCTGTGCTGGCCTTGCCGGCTGCGCCCCTGTGGGCGGGGCTGCTGGCGGTGCTGGGCGGGCTGTGGCTGGCGCTGCGCGGGCCGCTGCGCGTGCTGGGGCTGCCGCTGATGTGGCCGGCGCTGTGCTGGCAGCCAGCAGCCCCGGCCTGGGGCGAATTTTCTTTGTTGGCCGCCGATGTGGGCCAGGGCAATGCGGTGCTGGTGCGCACCGCGCAGCACAGCCTGCTCTACGACAGCGGGCCGCGCTACGGTATGCACAGCGATGCCGGTGCGCGGGTGCTGGTGCCGTTGTTGCAGGCCCAGGGGGTGCGCCTCGATTGGCTGATGCTCAGCCACAGCGACAGTGACCATACCGGCGGCGCACAGGCGCTGCTGCAGGCCCAGCCGCAAGCGCTGCTGCACGGCGCCGATGCCCCTGGGCGCGCGGCCGATCAGCCCTGCACCGCTGGCCAGCGGTGGCAATGGGATGGGGTGGAGTTGGAGGTGCTGCACCCTCTGCCCAGCGGGGTGCAAGCCGTGCGGCCCAACGCGCGCAGTTGCGTGCTGCGCATCCGCAGCGCGCAGGGGCGCGTGGCGCTGTTGGTGGGCGACATTGAACGGCGCGAGGAGCAGGCGCTGCTCGCGCGCGGCGCCCCCCTGGCCGCGCAGTGGCTGCTGGTGCCGCACCACGGTAGCCAGACATCGTCGTCGGCTGAGTTCATTGCCGCCGTGGCGCCGCGCTGGGCCTTGGTGCAGGCGGGGTATCGCAACCGTTTTGGCCATCCGGCGCCATCGGTGCAGGCGCGCTACGCGGCGGCGGGGGTACCGCTGGTGGCCCAGCCCGACTGTGGTGCGGCGCAGTGGTCGTCGGCGCAGCCGCAGGCGCTGGTGTGCGAGCGTGAGCAGGCGCGGCGCTATTGGCAACATCGCTGA
- a CDS encoding RidA family protein, with protein sequence MNVYEQLKAQDISLPPVAVPAAAYVPYVQSGNLVFLSGHIARKDGKPWVGQLGRDMTTEQGQAAARAIAIELMGTLQAACGGDLNRVKRIVKLMSLVNSTGDYTEQHLVTNGASELLGQVFGDKGKHARSAFGVAQIPLGACVEIELIAEL encoded by the coding sequence ATGAACGTCTATGAACAACTCAAAGCCCAGGACATCAGCCTGCCGCCCGTGGCCGTGCCCGCCGCAGCTTATGTGCCCTACGTGCAAAGCGGCAATCTGGTTTTCCTCAGTGGCCACATCGCCCGCAAAGACGGCAAGCCCTGGGTGGGCCAGCTCGGGCGCGACATGACGACCGAGCAAGGCCAGGCGGCTGCCCGCGCCATCGCCATCGAGCTGATGGGCACGCTGCAAGCAGCCTGCGGCGGTGACCTCAACCGCGTCAAGCGCATCGTCAAGCTCATGAGCCTGGTCAACTCCACCGGCGACTACACCGAGCAGCACCTGGTGACCAACGGCGCCAGCGAGCTGCTCGGCCAGGTGTTTGGCGACAAGGGCAAGCACGCACGCAGCGCCTTTGGCGTGGCGCAAATTCCGCTGGGCGCCTGCGTTGAAATCGAGTTGATTGCCGAGCTGTAA
- a CDS encoding methyl-accepting chemotaxis protein: MPQLRMAHKLWVAVIAIVIALVAVVGFSGYRTAKSQAHAEASARAMNAKIEAALRWVGLTETNAARTLSLVVSSEAQLAVQFKEAIPATSAQISEIQKNIEAMQPSEADKAQLDKIAAARKAMLELRTEATRLKDAGQATEAGALVRQSYQPAVAAYVQTLRDFVDLQKKQADERAQEIAANRLLTVKIAAAVVGLLILLIVGGAFFLIGSIERPLAQAQALAERIAGGDLSEQQNVMRGDEFGALLRALYTMSASLARMVGQVRQSTDSIATASAEIATGNHDLSARTEHTSSNLQETAAAMEQFSSTLQHSASSARQASSLAASASDVARRGGEVVGQVVTTMQDIHHSSQKIADIIGVIDGIAFQTNILALNAAVEAARAGEQGRGFAVVAGEVRSLAGRSAEAAKEIKQLISASVERVDSGSRLVESAGSTMQEVVQAVQRVTDMIGEITAASTEQSTGVAQVNQAVGQLDQMTQQNAALVEQSAAAAQSLREQAEQLAQAVAVFKVAAGAQMAFAAPRAAAVPRPAPMARPTAARPAVASSAPKKSKNPSLAATPSTAPSAAPLAAPKIAAKATDDGDWESF, translated from the coding sequence ATGCCGCAACTTCGTATGGCTCACAAACTGTGGGTCGCTGTGATCGCCATCGTCATCGCCCTGGTGGCGGTGGTGGGCTTTTCGGGTTACCGCACAGCCAAATCCCAGGCCCATGCCGAGGCTTCGGCGCGGGCCATGAATGCCAAGATTGAAGCTGCGCTGCGCTGGGTGGGGCTGACGGAAACCAACGCCGCGCGCACTTTGTCGCTGGTGGTCAGTAGCGAAGCCCAGCTGGCGGTGCAGTTCAAGGAGGCCATTCCGGCCACGTCGGCGCAGATCAGCGAGATCCAGAAAAATATTGAGGCCATGCAGCCGAGCGAGGCCGACAAAGCCCAGCTGGACAAGATTGCAGCGGCGCGCAAAGCCATGCTGGAGCTGCGCACCGAGGCCACACGCCTCAAAGATGCCGGCCAGGCCACAGAGGCTGGCGCCCTGGTGCGGCAGTCGTACCAACCGGCCGTGGCAGCCTATGTGCAGACCTTGCGTGATTTTGTCGATTTGCAAAAAAAGCAGGCCGACGAGCGCGCCCAGGAAATTGCCGCCAACCGCCTGCTGACGGTGAAAATCGCTGCCGCCGTCGTCGGCCTTTTGATCTTGCTGATCGTGGGCGGGGCGTTTTTTCTCATTGGCAGCATCGAGCGCCCCTTGGCCCAGGCCCAGGCCCTGGCCGAGCGCATTGCCGGTGGTGACCTGAGCGAGCAGCAGAACGTCATGCGTGGCGATGAGTTTGGCGCCTTGCTGCGTGCGCTCTACACCATGAGCGCATCGCTGGCGCGCATGGTTGGGCAGGTGCGCCAGAGCACCGACAGCATCGCCACCGCCAGCGCCGAGATCGCCACTGGTAACCACGACCTGTCGGCGCGTACCGAGCACACATCGAGCAATCTGCAGGAGACGGCGGCGGCCATGGAGCAGTTCTCCAGCACCTTGCAGCACAGCGCCAGCAGCGCGCGCCAGGCCAGCAGCCTGGCCGCGAGTGCCAGCGACGTGGCGCGCCGGGGCGGCGAGGTGGTGGGCCAGGTGGTGACGACCATGCAAGACATTCACCACAGCAGCCAGAAGATTGCCGACATCATCGGCGTGATCGACGGCATTGCCTTCCAAACCAACATCCTGGCGCTCAACGCCGCCGTCGAGGCCGCGCGCGCAGGCGAGCAAGGCAGAGGCTTTGCCGTGGTGGCGGGCGAGGTGCGCAGCCTCGCCGGGCGCAGCGCCGAGGCGGCCAAAGAAATCAAGCAGCTCATCAGCGCCAGCGTCGAGCGCGTCGATAGCGGCTCGCGCCTGGTCGAATCGGCTGGCAGCACCATGCAGGAAGTGGTGCAGGCCGTGCAGCGCGTGACCGACATGATTGGCGAGATCACCGCCGCCTCGACCGAGCAGAGCACCGGCGTGGCCCAGGTCAACCAGGCCGTGGGCCAGCTCGATCAGATGACGCAGCAAAACGCCGCCCTGGTCGAGCAAAGCGCCGCCGCCGCGCAAAGCCTGCGCGAGCAGGCCGAGCAGCTGGCGCAGGCCGTGGCCGTGTTCAAGGTCGCCGCTGGTGCGCAGATGGCTTTTGCTGCCCCCCGCGCGGCTGCTGTCCCCCGCCCTGCGCCCATGGCCCGGCCCACGGCTGCGCGCCCAGCCGTGGCTTCTTCGGCGCCCAAAAAATCCAAAAACCCAAGCCTGGCGGCTACTCCATCGACGGCACCATCGGCGGCACCTTTGGCGGCGCCCAAAATTGCGGCCAAGGCGACTGACGACGGTGATTGGGAGAGCTTTTAA
- the parC gene encoding DNA topoisomerase IV subunit A, whose amino-acid sequence MNDQSTLDLPAADAAPDDSLGHYAQRAYLEYALSVVKGRALPDVCDGMKPVQRRILYAMQQMGLSYSGPNNNTPAKPVKSARVVGDVLGRFHPHGDQSAYDALVRLAQDFNQRYPLIDGQGNFGSRDGDGAAAMRYTEARLAKISGLLLDEIGMGTVDFQPNYDGSTEEPRQLPARLPFALLNGASGIAVGLATEIPSHNLREVADACVALVKNPQLPDDELFTLIPGPDYPGGGQIISSNSDIQDAYRSGRGSLKVRARWKIEELARGQWQLVVTELPPGVSAQRVLEEIEDITNPKVKTGKKALTQEQTQLKAALLAVLDGVRDESSKDAPVRIVFEPKTGKVPQQELITALLAHTSLETSAPINLTLVGIDGRPVQKSLRQMLLEWVAFRQQTITRRSQHRLSKVLDRIHILEGRQLVLLNIDEVIAIIRAADEPKAALIARFNLSERQAEDILEIRLRQLARLEAIKIEQELSELRKEQGQLEDILANPASLRRLMVKEIEADAKQFADARRTLIQAEKKVVAEVKVVDEPTTVVVSQKGWVRTRQGHGHAADSFAFKAGDGLYGTFECRTVDQLIVLGSNGRLYSVPVAQLPGGRGDGQPVTTLIELEAGTQIAHYFAGPLAAQLLLSGSGGYGFIASVEGMVSRNKAGKAFVSLNEGETLCAPSLVSWGDDLNQKTPPAQTEQALAAINFVAATHVACASVGGRILTFEITELKRMDKGGRGLMLLALEEGDRLAGAAAYTRSVRITGLGRGGKEREEQLEIRSLNNARAPRARKGKAADLGFKPQAVVRVQ is encoded by the coding sequence ATGAACGACCAATCCACCCTTGACCTTCCGGCCGCCGATGCCGCCCCCGACGACAGCCTGGGCCACTACGCCCAGCGCGCCTACCTGGAATACGCCCTCTCCGTCGTCAAGGGCCGGGCGCTGCCCGATGTGTGCGACGGCATGAAGCCCGTGCAGCGGCGCATCCTCTACGCCATGCAGCAAATGGGCCTGTCCTACAGCGGGCCCAACAACAACACCCCCGCCAAGCCGGTGAAAAGCGCGCGCGTGGTGGGCGATGTGCTGGGGCGTTTCCACCCGCACGGCGACCAGTCGGCCTACGACGCGCTGGTGCGGCTGGCGCAGGACTTCAACCAGCGTTACCCGCTGATCGACGGCCAGGGCAACTTCGGCAGCCGCGATGGCGATGGCGCGGCGGCCATGCGCTACACCGAGGCGCGGCTGGCCAAAATCAGCGGCCTGTTGCTCGATGAGATCGGCATGGGCACGGTGGACTTCCAGCCCAACTACGACGGCTCGACCGAGGAGCCGCGCCAGCTGCCCGCACGCCTGCCGTTTGCGCTCTTGAACGGCGCCAGCGGCATCGCCGTGGGCCTGGCCACCGAGATCCCCAGCCACAACCTGCGCGAGGTGGCCGACGCCTGCGTGGCGCTGGTCAAGAACCCGCAGCTCCCCGACGATGAGCTGTTCACGCTGATTCCCGGCCCCGACTACCCCGGTGGCGGGCAGATCATCAGCAGCAACTCCGACATCCAGGACGCCTACCGCAGCGGGCGCGGCAGCCTGAAGGTGCGCGCGCGCTGGAAGATCGAGGAGCTGGCACGCGGCCAGTGGCAGCTGGTGGTGACGGAGCTGCCGCCGGGCGTGTCGGCGCAGCGTGTGCTCGAAGAGATCGAGGACATCACCAACCCCAAGGTCAAGACCGGCAAGAAGGCGCTGACGCAGGAGCAAACCCAGCTCAAGGCCGCCCTGCTGGCCGTGCTCGACGGCGTGCGCGACGAGTCGAGCAAGGACGCGCCCGTGCGCATCGTCTTCGAGCCCAAGACCGGCAAGGTGCCGCAGCAAGAACTCATTACCGCGCTGCTGGCGCACACCAGCCTGGAGACTTCCGCGCCCATCAACCTGACCCTGGTGGGCATCGACGGCAGGCCGGTGCAAAAAAGCCTGCGCCAGATGCTGCTGGAGTGGGTAGCTTTCCGCCAGCAGACGATTACGCGGCGCTCGCAGCATCGCCTCTCCAAGGTGCTCGACCGCATCCACATCCTGGAGGGGCGCCAGCTTGTCTTGCTCAATATCGACGAGGTGATCGCCATCATCCGCGCGGCCGACGAGCCCAAGGCGGCGCTCATCGCCCGCTTTAACTTGAGCGAGCGCCAGGCCGAGGACATCCTCGAAATCCGCCTGCGCCAGTTGGCACGGCTCGAAGCCATCAAGATCGAGCAGGAACTCTCCGAGCTGCGCAAGGAGCAGGGCCAGCTCGAAGACATCCTCGCCAACCCGGCCTCGCTGCGGCGGCTGATGGTCAAGGAGATCGAGGCAGACGCCAAGCAGTTTGCCGACGCACGCCGCACGCTGATCCAGGCGGAGAAAAAAGTCGTCGCCGAAGTGAAGGTGGTGGACGAGCCGACCACCGTGGTGGTGTCGCAAAAGGGCTGGGTGCGCACGCGCCAGGGCCATGGGCACGCGGCGGACAGTTTCGCCTTCAAGGCGGGCGACGGGCTTTACGGCACGTTTGAATGCCGCACGGTCGATCAGCTCATCGTCTTGGGCAGCAATGGCCGGCTGTACTCCGTGCCCGTGGCGCAACTGCCCGGTGGCCGGGGCGACGGCCAGCCGGTGACGACGCTGATCGAGCTCGAAGCCGGCACGCAGATCGCGCATTACTTTGCCGGGCCGCTGGCGGCGCAGCTGCTGCTCTCGGGCTCGGGCGGCTATGGCTTTATCGCCAGCGTGGAGGGCATGGTCTCGCGCAACAAGGCGGGCAAGGCCTTTGTGAGCCTGAATGAGGGCGAAACCCTGTGCGCGCCCTCGCTGGTGTCCTGGGGCGATGATTTGAATCAAAAAACGCCTCCAGCGCAGACAGAGCAAGCGCTAGCAGCTATTAATTTTGTAGCAGCAACGCATGTGGCCTGCGCTTCGGTGGGCGGGCGCATCCTCACCTTTGAGATCACCGAACTCAAGCGCATGGACAAGGGCGGGCGCGGCCTGATGCTGCTGGCGCTGGAGGAGGGCGACCGCCTCGCCGGCGCGGCGGCCTACACGCGCAGCGTGCGCATCACGGGCCTGGGGCGCGGCGGCAAGGAGCGCGAGGAGCAGCTCGAAATCCGCAGCCTGAACAATGCCCGCGCCCCGCGTGCTCGCAAGGGCAAGGCGGCAGACCTGGGCTTCAAGCCGCAGGCGGTGGTGCGGGTGCAGTAG
- a CDS encoding DUF1010 domain-containing protein, translating to MTVFLASGPCVASANSYQF from the coding sequence ATAACAGTCTTTTTGGCCTCTGGCCCTTGTGTAGCAAGCGCAAACAGCTATCAATTTTGA